The genomic window GGCACCGTCCACGGCAACTCCGACGCCGACGGCACCCCGATCGGGTGCGAGGCCTACCAGCAGGGCGGCTACACCCTGGAGAAGTACCTCGCCGCCTACGACCCGGCCGTCTGGGGCACGGCCGAGGTCCCGGCGGGACCGCTCGAGGACGCCCGCGTCGCCTCCGCGAAGCTGCAGGCCGCCGCGGTCAACGTCAACGTCCCGTCCAACACCACGCTCGTCGGTGTCGGCAAGGACGCCACGATCATCGGGGCCGGCCTCCAGGTGAAGAACGTCTCCGACGTCATCATCCGCAACCTCACCTTCGAGGACACCTACGACTGCTTCCCCCAGTGGGACCCCACCGACGGGGACCAGGGCGCCTGGAACAGCGAGTACGACAACCTCGTCGTGTACGGCTCCCGCCACGTCTGGGTGGACCACAACACCTTCGGCGACGGGGACCGTCCCGACGCGGACCAGCCCCACTACTTCGGGCAGGTGTTCCAGCAGCACGACGGCCTCTTCGACATCGTGCGCGGAGCCGACCTGGTCACCGTGTCGTGGAACGTCCTCAAGGACCACGACAAGACGATGCTCATCGGCAACAGCGACGGTGCCGGGGCGAGCGACCGGGGCAAGCTCCGCGTGACGCTGCACCACAACCTCTTCAAGGACGTGAAGGAACGGGCCCCCCGCGTCCGCTTCGGCCAGGTCGACTCGTACAACAACCACTTCGTCGTGAGCAGGGGCGCCGCCTACGGCTACTCGTACGGCATCGGCGCTGAGTCGAAGCTCGTCGCGGAGCACAACGCCTTCACCGTGCCCGCGGGCCTGGACAAGGCGACCATCCTCAAGAAGTGGTCCGAGTCCTCGCTGACCGCCGGTGACAACTACGTCAACGGCCGCCGCACCGACCTGATCGCCGTGCACAACGCGGGCGTGCCCGCCGAGCAGCTCACCGAGGGCGCCGGCTGGACGCCGTCGCTCCGGACGAGGATCGACCACCCGCTCGTCGTCCCCGTGCTGGTGGGTCTCGCCGCGGGAGCCGGCAGGCCGCTGAGCCACTGATCCCACCCGGACCGGCCGGAGCGGCACCGCACCCTTCCACCACCCCGGAAGGCGCCGCTCCGGCCCGCACCCCGACACAAGGAGTTCCGCCGTGCCCAGCAGACGCGACGCCCTGACCGCGTGATCCCCGGAATCACCCACCGTGTGCTCCCCGCCTTCCACGAGCGGCTCAAGGACGAACTGACCTTCCCCCTGTCCTGGGAGAGGGCGGGCACCGACGACTTCACGGCCTGGCGCGCGGCGGCTCGCGCCAGGGTCGGGGAGGCGCTGCTGGAGCCGCCCGGCCCGGGAACCACACCGTTCGATCCGGTGACCCGCGACGAGTACTCCGGGGGTCCGTACACCGGGCGCACGGTGGAGTTCGCCCTCAGCCGCTTCGCGCGGGCCCACGGCTCCCTTCTGGTACCGCACGGGACGGGGCCGTTCCCCGCCGTGCTCCTCCTGCACGACCACGGGGCGGAGTTCACGATCGGCCGTGAGAAGACCGTGAGTCCGCACGCGGACCCGGAGCGTCTGGCTCTGGCCACGGCGTGGGTGAAGCGGTACTACGACGGCAGGTTCATCGGTGACGACCTGGCGGCCCGGGGCTACGCGGTGCTCGCCGTGGACACTCTCGGCTGGGGTGACAGGGGCCCGCTCGCCTACGAGGACCAGCAGGCCCTGGCCGCCAACCTGTTCCAGCTGGGGACCTCGCTCGCGGGACTCGCCGCCCACGAGGACATCCGCGCCGCCGCCTTCCTCGCCTCGCAGCCCGAGGTGGACGAACACCGGGTCGGCGCGCTGGGCTTCTCCATGGGCGGCTACCGGGCCTGGCAACTGTCCGCCCTGTCCGACGGGGTGCGGGCCGCGGCGGCGGTCTGCTGGATGACGGGGCTGAAGGACATGATGGTCCCGGGGAACAACACCCTGCGCGGGCAGTCGGCGTACTTCATGCTCCACCCCGGCCTGCACCGCCACCTCGACGTCCCGGACGTCGCCTCACTCGCCGCCCCCAAGCCCGCGCTCTTCCACTCCGGCGCCCTGGACACCCTGTTCCCGGCCGCCGGGGTGGCCGACGCGTACGCGAAGCTGCGGGTGGTCTGGGAGTCCCAGGGGGCGGGCGACCGGCTCACCACCACGGTGTGGCCGGACACCGGCCACACCTTCACCGGGGCCATGCAGGACGCGGTGCACGCGTGGCTGGACACCTGGCTCCGGGGCGTGCAGCCGTTCCGTCCGGCGTCACGGGCCCCCGAGTAGGTGGGGGACGCGCCCGTCACCGCCCTCCCGCGGTCCGCCGGCCCGCGACCGCCGGGGGCTCGGGCCCGAGCAGGCGCTGGAGCTCCGCCGCACCCCGGGAGGTCTGGCTCTTCACCGTACCGAGCGAGACACCGAGGACCAGGGCGGTGTCCCGCTCGGACAGGTCGAAGGCATGGCGCAGGACCACGCACGCCCGCTTGCGGAACGGCAGCCGGCGCAGTGCCTCCTGCACGTCCACGACGGCCGGGACGTCGGGTCCGTCCGTCGCGTAGCCGTCGCCAGGCCCGCACGGGGCCCAGACCAGCGCGATCCGCCGCCGCTCCCGCACCGCGCCGCGGATGCGGGAGCGGGCCAGGTTGGCGACGACCCCTCTGGCGTAGGCCGCCGGGTGGTCGGCGCCCGCGACACGGTCCCAGCGGTGCCAGAGCGCCGTCAGGGCGTCGGCGGCCAGATCGTCCGCGGCATCGATCTCACCCGTCAACAGGTGTGCGAGACGGGAGAGTTCGCCGTAGTGCGCCGCGAAGAACGCCTGGAAAGCGGCGGAAGCGGCATCGTCCACGACCGTGCCCACACGGGTACCTCTTCCTGCACGGGGGCTTGAGCGCCGCAAGCGGGCCGTGTACGGTCCCGGCTCCGTTCGCGGCGCGGGGAGCGTGCCGACGCGCACCCCGGAGGCGCTTCGAAGCGGGTGCGACTCCCAGTAAGGCGTAACACGGCGAAAACCTGAACCCCCCGTGACAGGTGAACAATCCAGCTACCCGCAGGGGAACCGCCACGCGACGAACCGCCACACGGCGAACCGTCGGACAACGGACCGTCAGACAACGAGGAGAGCCATGCCGGACAGAGCCGAATCCACGGTGCATGCGAGTGACCCCACGCCGGAGCCGCCGCCCGCCGCGCCCCAGCCGGCCGGGGAGAGGCGGAACGCCGTCGACCGCTACTTCTCCATCAGCGCCCGGGGTTCGAGCTTCGGACGCGAGATACGCGGCGGCTTCGCGACCTTCTTCACGATGGCCTACATCCTCGTGCTCAACCCGATCATCCTCGGATCGGCCGAGGACAAGTTCGGCAACCACCTCTCCGGGCCCTAACTCGTCACCGCCACAGCCCTGGTGGCCGCCGTGATGACGATCGTCATGGGCCTCGCCGGGAACCTTCCGCTCGCCCTCGCCGCGGGCCTCGGGCTCAATGCCGTCGTGGCCTTCCAGCTCGCGCCCCTGATGAGCTGGCCCGACGCGATGGGCCTCATCGTCCTGGAGGGCCTGCTCATCTGCGTCCTCGTGGTCACCGGGCTGCGTGAGGCGGTCATGGAGGCCATCCCGCCGGCGCTCAAGCACGCCATCAGCGTCGGCATCGGACTCTTCGTCGCCTTCATCGGTTTCGTCGACGCCGGGTTCGCCACCCGCATCCCCGGAGATACGGGCTCCGTGCCGGTGCAGCTCGGCCTCACCGGGCAGCTCTCCGGCTGGCCGGTCCTCGTCTTCTGCCTCGGGGTGCTGCTGACCGTCGCGCTGCTGGCCCGCGGGGTGAAGGGCGCGATCCTCATCAGCATCGTCGTGATGACCGTCGTGGCGGTCCTCATCAACGAGTTCGCCGACATCGCGCCCACCGCCTGGGGCCTGACCGTGCCGGCCGTCCCCGGTGACCTGGTCGCCGCGCCGGACTTCGGGCTGCTCGGCTCGTTCAGCCTCTTCGGGGCCTTCGAGCAGGTCGGGGCCGTCACCATCGTGCTGCTCGTCTTCACCCTGCTGCTCAGCGACTTCTTCGACACCATGGGCACGGTCGTCGGCGTCTCCAGCGAGGCTGGGCTCCTCGACGAGGACGGCAAGGTCCCCCACCTCGGCCGGGTCCTGCTCATCGACGGCGCGGCGGCCGTCGCGGGCGGGGCGGCGTCCGCCTCCTCCAGCACGTCCTACGTCGAGTCCACCGCAGGCGTCGGCGAGGGCGCCCGCACCGGCTTCGCGTCCCTGGTCACCGGCGGGCTCTTCGCCCTGGCA from Streptomyces sp. NBC_01341 includes these protein-coding regions:
- a CDS encoding pectate lyase family protein, translated to MSARMRHVRAIAVVMGSASLALAVTVPAQAGPAQAASVHRAGGIERSVLPAGDGWASAEGSTAGGAAATPDHVYTVTNRAELVAAFEEAGDAPKIVRIAGTVHGNSDADGTPIGCEAYQQGGYTLEKYLAAYDPAVWGTAEVPAGPLEDARVASAKLQAAAVNVNVPSNTTLVGVGKDATIIGAGLQVKNVSDVIIRNLTFEDTYDCFPQWDPTDGDQGAWNSEYDNLVVYGSRHVWVDHNTFGDGDRPDADQPHYFGQVFQQHDGLFDIVRGADLVTVSWNVLKDHDKTMLIGNSDGAGASDRGKLRVTLHHNLFKDVKERAPRVRFGQVDSYNNHFVVSRGAAYGYSYGIGAESKLVAEHNAFTVPAGLDKATILKKWSESSLTAGDNYVNGRRTDLIAVHNAGVPAEQLTEGAGWTPSLRTRIDHPLVVPVLVGLAAGAGRPLSH
- a CDS encoding SigE family RNA polymerase sigma factor codes for the protein MGTVVDDAASAAFQAFFAAHYGELSRLAHLLTGEIDAADDLAADALTALWHRWDRVAGADHPAAYARGVVANLARSRIRGAVRERRRIALVWAPCGPGDGYATDGPDVPAVVDVQEALRRLPFRKRACVVLRHAFDLSERDTALVLGVSLGTVKSQTSRGAAELQRLLGPEPPAVAGRRTAGGR
- a CDS encoding dienelactone hydrolase family protein, with the translated sequence MIPGITHRVLPAFHERLKDELTFPLSWERAGTDDFTAWRAAARARVGEALLEPPGPGTTPFDPVTRDEYSGGPYTGRTVEFALSRFARAHGSLLVPHGTGPFPAVLLLHDHGAEFTIGREKTVSPHADPERLALATAWVKRYYDGRFIGDDLAARGYAVLAVDTLGWGDRGPLAYEDQQALAANLFQLGTSLAGLAAHEDIRAAAFLASQPEVDEHRVGALGFSMGGYRAWQLSALSDGVRAAAAVCWMTGLKDMMVPGNNTLRGQSAYFMLHPGLHRHLDVPDVASLAAPKPALFHSGALDTLFPAAGVADAYAKLRVVWESQGAGDRLTTTVWPDTGHTFTGAMQDAVHAWLDTWLRGVQPFRPASRAPE